Proteins from a single region of Desulfobacterales bacterium:
- the tig gene encoding trigger factor has translation MQVSLEDVSSVKKILHIELSADKIKQELDSAYNDLKKTAKVKGFRPGKAPRGVLERLYGKDVHSDVSAKLIQTSFMDALKQSDLNIIGTPEIDPPELDPSGPYKYDAVVDVHPEIADIDFKGLTLKKTNYTVDDESVERQLKMLQKNMAQLKPIETARPAQTGDFLLIDYEGFQDGKPFSETQKTENFTMELGKNIIAKEIDDQIPGMNAGESKEIRVTFPDDHANEKLAGQTVDFQVTLNEIREELLPAIDDELAKKLGPFESLENLKQTIRDNLNQGYEKRTEQELNEQIFTSLIEKSSFEVPAPLIEYELDHIISDTERSFAQRNLTLEEVGLSRDMMAKTYHDVAEKQARRHMILSKIVSQEKLTVAEDETDNGIREMADAYQQPFEELKKFFVSQPDRLSFFKETLLEKKAIQLIIDNNEVETVAPDETAETDTP, from the coding sequence ATGCAAGTATCACTTGAGGACGTAAGCTCTGTTAAAAAGATTTTACATATTGAGCTTTCCGCCGATAAAATCAAACAAGAGCTGGATAGTGCCTATAATGATTTAAAAAAAACAGCTAAAGTCAAAGGCTTTCGCCCCGGCAAGGCGCCCCGCGGTGTTTTGGAAAGGCTTTATGGCAAGGACGTCCATTCCGATGTTTCCGCTAAACTTATTCAAACCTCTTTCATGGATGCTTTAAAGCAGAGCGACTTGAATATCATCGGCACGCCGGAAATCGACCCCCCGGAACTCGACCCATCCGGCCCGTATAAATATGATGCCGTGGTAGATGTTCATCCTGAAATCGCCGATATTGATTTCAAGGGCTTGACGCTGAAAAAAACGAACTATACCGTGGATGACGAATCGGTGGAACGGCAACTGAAGATGCTGCAGAAAAATATGGCACAGCTTAAACCCATCGAAACGGCTCGTCCCGCTCAAACCGGTGATTTTTTGCTAATTGATTATGAGGGGTTTCAGGACGGCAAGCCATTCAGCGAAACCCAAAAAACTGAAAATTTCACGATGGAGCTGGGAAAAAACATTATCGCCAAGGAAATTGACGATCAGATTCCCGGTATGAATGCGGGAGAAAGCAAAGAAATTCGGGTAACATTTCCCGATGATCATGCCAATGAAAAGCTCGCCGGTCAAACCGTTGATTTTCAAGTGACCCTCAATGAAATCAGGGAAGAACTCCTGCCCGCCATAGATGATGAATTGGCTAAAAAACTGGGGCCTTTTGAATCCTTGGAAAACCTTAAACAAACCATTCGCGACAACCTCAATCAAGGGTATGAAAAGCGCACGGAACAGGAACTCAACGAACAAATCTTTACAAGCCTGATTGAAAAATCCTCGTTTGAAGTACCCGCCCCGCTCATTGAGTATGAATTGGATCATATCATTTCGGATACGGAACGATCCTTTGCCCAACGCAATCTCACATTGGAAGAAGTTGGACTCTCAAGGGATATGATGGCCAAAACATACCATGATGTTGCCGAAAAACAGGCGCGCAGGCATATGATTCTATCCAAAATCGTTTCCCAGGAAAAGCTGACCGTCGCTGAGGATGAGACCGACAACGGCATTCGCGAGATGGCGGATGCCTATCAGCAACCGTTCGAGGAACTGAAGAAATTTTTTGTCTCGCAGCCAGACCGTTTATCGTTTTTTAAAGAAACCCTGCTTGAAAAAAAGGCCATACAACTTATAATTGATAATAATGAGGTTGAAACAGTTGCGCCGGATGAAACGGCTGAAACGGACACCCCATAA
- a CDS encoding MBL fold metallo-hydrolase translates to MTRRKFINHMVRGMQSLVMMRLLAPLTSIGASRDAAEIPAHYTPLSGRSLKELALKKLHHGNGRFLNPFGVPLKGRFWELIRWKFSGNAFEKFIDEQPIQPIDINWLPVINHSGLSITFLKHAGLIIKDREQTYYIDPVFDDIGFFLKDFTPRQFGLRQIPEANHILITHGHFDHLDTGSLRHFESGTHVISPLGYDGVFRHLGMKNRSRLDWYETIESDKRRVTLLPSNHWTMRNPLEGPNRSLWGSFLLETQSGFTIYVSGDTAYFDGFEQIGDQFDIDLAIFNLGAYEPRWFMAQSHTNPMETVQAFTELKAKRLMIVHWGTFQLGDEPVHFPPRDIKMALQKEGLLDRLIDIKHGETFFVD, encoded by the coding sequence ATGACACGCCGGAAGTTTATTAACCATATGGTACGGGGAATGCAGTCTCTGGTGATGATGCGGCTGCTGGCGCCTTTAACGTCGATAGGTGCGTCCCGTGATGCGGCAGAGATACCCGCGCATTATACGCCGCTGAGCGGGCGCAGTTTAAAAGAGTTGGCGCTAAAAAAACTGCATCACGGCAACGGCCGCTTTTTAAACCCCTTCGGAGTCCCACTGAAAGGACGGTTCTGGGAATTAATCCGATGGAAATTCAGTGGCAATGCGTTTGAAAAGTTTATCGACGAACAACCGATCCAACCGATCGACATCAATTGGCTGCCTGTCATAAATCACTCGGGTCTCTCCATCACTTTCCTGAAACACGCCGGGCTGATAATAAAAGACCGTGAACAAACCTATTATATTGATCCGGTATTTGATGATATCGGGTTCTTTTTAAAAGATTTCACTCCGCGTCAGTTTGGCTTGAGGCAGATTCCCGAGGCCAACCACATTTTGATCACCCATGGTCATTTTGATCATCTGGATACCGGTTCTTTAAGACATTTTGAATCGGGTACGCATGTGATCAGCCCCCTGGGATACGACGGTGTGTTCCGCCACCTGGGAATGAAAAACCGCAGCCGGTTGGATTGGTACGAAACAATCGAAAGCGACAAACGGCGAGTGACATTATTACCTTCCAATCACTGGACGATGCGCAATCCGCTGGAAGGCCCCAATCGGTCCCTGTGGGGCTCGTTCCTGCTTGAAACCCAAAGCGGATTCACTATTTATGTGTCAGGCGATACGGCCTATTTTGACGGTTTCGAGCAGATCGGCGATCAATTCGATATTGATCTTGCCATCTTCAATCTGGGGGCCTATGAGCCTCGCTGGTTTATGGCCCAGAGCCACACCAACCCGATGGAGACGGTGCAGGCCTTTACCGAATTAAAGGCCAAGCGCTTGATGATTGTGCATTGGGGAACCTTCCAGTTGGGAGATGAGCCGGTACATTTTCCGCCACGTGATATAAAAATGGCTCTCCAAAAAGAGGGCTTGCTGGACCGTCTGATTGATATAAAACACGGTGAAACATTTTTTGTCGATTAG
- a CDS encoding DUF882 domain-containing protein codes for MKIGFFASCALFRPVSLFAGAAHKALPERSLAFYNTHTDEYLKTVYWANRQYQPDALEQINCIFRDHRSGEIKPISPQLLDILYYVCNKSLSKKPIHIISGYRSPETNALLRRQSGGVVKKSYHLKGQAIDFCLPDCGLSRLRRIAIGLKAGGVGYYPESNFVHVDIGPVRSW; via the coding sequence TTGAAAATCGGATTTTTCGCGTCGTGCGCCTTGTTCAGACCAGTCAGCCTTTTTGCCGGAGCAGCCCATAAAGCCCTCCCCGAAAGATCCCTTGCATTTTACAATACGCATACCGACGAATACCTTAAAACGGTCTATTGGGCCAATAGGCAATATCAGCCCGATGCACTGGAACAAATCAACTGTATTTTTCGCGACCACCGTTCCGGTGAAATAAAGCCTATTAGTCCGCAATTATTGGATATTCTGTATTATGTTTGCAACAAAAGTTTATCCAAAAAACCAATCCATATTATTTCAGGGTATCGATCACCCGAAACCAATGCCCTTCTTCGAAGACAAAGTGGGGGTGTCGTTAAAAAAAGTTACCACCTGAAAGGTCAGGCTATCGACTTTTGCTTGCCGGACTGCGGGCTTTCCAGGTTGCGCCGCATTGCCATTGGTTTGAAAGCTGGTGGCGTGGGGTACTATCCTGAAAGTAATTTTGTGCATGTGGATATTGGACCTGTTCGTTCTTGGTAG
- a CDS encoding L,D-transpeptidase family protein, whose product MEKSRAKHRNAKWKMLVGIIFCTAGLFSGGTSFAQQLTNPLTLQIRERFAPSADSQPVICSGETFYGSLVLPCFYSLRDFAPAWISDQGIGKDADHLVGAIQKAGSDGLSPQDYHLEKIKALLTEIRNAKTDESEIPVASLSELDLLLSDAFFQLASHLSSGRVSPKTADPEWAIDPRKVDLIQLANHALKHHAIKEVLNELSPQDEQYSRLKKALADYRQITEKGGWPTISHGPNIQKGDQGERVSALRIRLIQSGDLNPTEESDSEIFGAAMEQAVLKFQKRYGLTADGVVGPATLSALNVSAADRVKQILVNMERLRWGPRNLGNRHILINIAQFQLRVMDNDTQVLKMRVVVGKDYRPTPVFTEQLSYMVLNPFWRIPHKLAVEDFLPQIRADKDLFNKKRIRVFESWKDNAPEINPNSVNWHQVNEKNFSYKLVQEPGPFNALGRFKFMFPNKFSVYLHDTPSRHLFKREKRNFSSGCIRIENPVDLAVYLVKDNSNWSREKILETIKRMETKVIPIQQPIPVYILYFTAWVDSDGTAQFRDDVYGRDRRLYAALKEPIAQQRPKRL is encoded by the coding sequence ATGGAAAAAAGCCGTGCAAAGCATAGAAACGCGAAGTGGAAGATGTTGGTGGGAATCATCTTTTGTACCGCCGGTCTGTTTTCAGGCGGAACTAGCTTTGCCCAACAGTTGACGAATCCATTGACCTTACAGATTCGGGAAAGATTCGCCCCTTCCGCAGATTCCCAACCGGTTATCTGCTCGGGGGAAACTTTTTATGGGTCACTCGTTCTGCCCTGCTTTTACAGCCTCAGAGACTTTGCACCCGCTTGGATATCCGACCAAGGCATCGGAAAAGACGCGGATCATCTTGTAGGGGCAATTCAGAAGGCCGGCTCTGACGGGCTTTCGCCTCAGGACTATCATTTGGAAAAAATCAAGGCATTGCTGACAGAAATCCGTAATGCGAAAACGGATGAATCCGAGATTCCGGTCGCCTCCCTAAGCGAACTGGATTTGCTCCTCTCCGATGCCTTTTTCCAGTTGGCCTCCCACCTGTCAAGCGGCCGAGTAAGTCCTAAGACGGCCGACCCTGAATGGGCCATCGATCCCCGAAAGGTTGATCTCATTCAACTCGCCAACCACGCCCTGAAACACCATGCGATTAAAGAAGTGTTAAATGAATTATCGCCTCAAGATGAGCAGTATTCGCGACTGAAAAAGGCTCTTGCAGATTACCGCCAAATAACTGAAAAGGGCGGGTGGCCCACCATATCCCACGGCCCTAACATTCAGAAGGGGGATCAGGGTGAAAGGGTGTCTGCGTTGCGCATCCGGTTGATCCAGTCCGGTGATCTGAACCCGACCGAAGAATCTGATTCCGAAATCTTCGGCGCCGCTATGGAACAGGCGGTTTTAAAATTTCAAAAAAGATATGGGCTGACCGCGGACGGCGTTGTGGGACCGGCTACTTTGTCAGCCTTGAATGTGTCGGCGGCGGATCGCGTCAAGCAGATTCTGGTCAATATGGAGCGCCTGCGGTGGGGGCCCCGTAACCTTGGCAACCGCCATATTCTGATCAATATCGCTCAGTTTCAGCTAAGGGTGATGGACAATGACACACAGGTTCTCAAAATGCGCGTGGTTGTGGGAAAGGATTATCGGCCCACGCCGGTATTCACGGAACAGCTGTCTTACATGGTGCTGAACCCTTTCTGGCGGATTCCCCACAAACTTGCCGTAGAGGATTTCCTGCCACAAATCAGGGCGGACAAAGACCTTTTTAACAAAAAGCGAATTCGTGTTTTCGAAAGCTGGAAAGACAATGCGCCGGAAATCAACCCGAATTCAGTCAACTGGCACCAGGTGAACGAAAAGAACTTTTCTTACAAACTGGTGCAGGAACCGGGGCCTTTCAATGCGCTGGGACGATTTAAATTCATGTTTCCAAACAAATTCAGTGTCTATCTTCATGATACGCCTTCGAGGCACCTGTTCAAAAGGGAGAAACGAAATTTCAGTTCAGGGTGTATTCGCATTGAAAATCCGGTTGACCTGGCGGTCTATCTCGTAAAGGACAATTCGAATTGGTCCCGCGAAAAGATACTGGAAACCATCAAGCGCATGGAAACAAAGGTAATTCCGATTCAGCAGCCCATTCCGGTTTATATATTGTATTTCACCGCCTGGGTTGATTCGGATGGAACAGCACAATTCAGGGACGATGTATATGGACGTGATCGCCGGTTGTATGCGGCGCTAAAAGAGCCCATCGCCCAACAGCGCCCTAAGCGGCTTTGA